Proteins encoded by one window of Mus musculus strain C57BL/6J chromosome 10, GRCm38.p6 C57BL/6J:
- the Lrrc3 gene encoding leucine-rich repeat-containing protein 3 precursor, whose product MGPRGRQSPSATLAPSQGSCFFILFCLRLGASCPQACQCPDHAGAVAVHCSSRGLQEIPRDIPADTVLLKLDANRISRVPNGAFQHLPQLRELDLSHNAIEAIGPAAFSGLAGGLRLLDLSHNRIRRIPKDALGKLSAKIRLSHNPLHCECALQEALWELKLDPDSVDEIACHTSAQEQFVGKPLIQVLDSGASFCSTHRKTTDVAMLVTMFGWFTMVIAYVVYYVRHNQEDARRHLEYLKSLPSAPVSKEPLSPVP is encoded by the coding sequence ATGGGCCCCAGGGGCAGGCAGAGCCCCTCAGCCACACTGGCCCCCTCCCAGGGGTCTtgcttcttcatcctcttctgcTTACGGTTAGGTGCCTCCTGCCCACAGGCCTGCCAGTGCCCTGACCATGCTGGGGCCGTGGCTGTCCATTGCAGCTCAAGAGGGCTGCAGGAGATCCCTAGGGACATCCCAGCCGACACGGTGCTTCTGAAACTAGACGCCAACAGAATCTCCCGAGTCCCCAATGGAGCCTTCCAACACCTGCCTCAGCTGAGGGAGCTGGACCTGTCCCATAATGCCATTGAGGCCATTGGGCCAGCAGCCTTCTCAGGTCTGGCTGGGGGCCTGCGGCTGCTGGACTTATCCCACAATCGCATCCGAAGAATTCCAAAGGACGCCCTGGGCAAGTTGAGTGCCAAGATCCGCCTGTCCCACAATCCACTGCACTGTGAGTGTGCCCTGCAGGAGGCCCTGTGGGAACTAAAGCTGGACCCGGACTCCGTGGATGAAATTGCCTGCCACACCTCAGCGCAGGAGCAGTTTGTGGGCAAGCCGCTGATCCAGGTCCTGGACTCAGGTGCCAGCTTCTGCAGTACCCACCGGAAGACCACCGATGTCGCCATGCTGGTCACCATGTTCGGCTGGTTTACCATGGTGATTGCCTACGTAGTGTACTACGTACGCCACAACCAGGAGGATGCCAGACGACACCTGGAGTACCTGAAGTCCCTGCCTAGTGCTCCAGTCTCCAAGGAGCCTCTTAGCCCTGTGCCCTAG